A genomic segment from Verrucomicrobiia bacterium encodes:
- a CDS encoding GDSL-type esterase/lipase family protein, whose product MVAVAQTPAIAPATRTTLSIPASDDGLPGAGPIRRQDWFQKVWLERRTAWAQRVEQDQRAVVFLGDSITQGWGDRLETSFPGMKVANRGISGDTTRGVLIRLKDDVLSLRPRAVVLLIGTNDLEENADPEIVAANLKLILAALKQHGPEMPIVLCQVMPSAESKKRPAAKIKRLNELYAAAVKGDPQVTLIETWTLFADANGDAKASEFPDLLHPNDMGYAKWAAALRPIFSTLGFLERERDDFTIENDFVPLFNGSNLDGWRYGTNRFSDETETADGRYVAKLGRLIVTTPPEGRKIVQLWTTEEFPKDFILKLEFRATPNADSGIFIRGPQLQCRDYSLAGPYKQLKNYRPQEWNQIEIMVTNNVAHCTCNGEVLEAAMKLPATGPIGLEGDRGQMEYRRIRIHTIGMEP is encoded by the coding sequence ATGGTTGCTGTCGCACAAACGCCCGCAATCGCGCCAGCAACCCGCACGACGCTCAGCATTCCCGCGAGCGATGACGGATTGCCGGGCGCGGGGCCGATTCGGCGGCAGGATTGGTTTCAGAAGGTCTGGCTCGAACGCCGAACCGCGTGGGCGCAGCGTGTTGAGCAGGATCAGCGGGCCGTCGTTTTCCTCGGCGATTCCATCACGCAAGGCTGGGGCGACCGCCTCGAGACTAGTTTTCCCGGAATGAAGGTCGCCAACCGCGGCATCAGCGGCGATACCACCCGCGGCGTTTTGATTCGCCTCAAGGACGACGTATTGTCGCTGCGGCCCAGAGCGGTCGTGCTGCTGATCGGCACCAACGACCTGGAGGAGAATGCGGATCCGGAAATTGTCGCGGCGAACCTGAAGCTGATCCTCGCCGCGCTCAAACAGCACGGCCCCGAGATGCCGATTGTTCTTTGCCAGGTGATGCCGAGTGCGGAGTCGAAGAAACGTCCAGCTGCCAAAATCAAACGTTTGAATGAACTTTATGCGGCCGCAGTGAAAGGGGACCCACAGGTCACCCTCATCGAAACCTGGACGCTTTTTGCCGACGCAAACGGTGACGCCAAGGCTTCGGAGTTTCCGGACCTGCTGCATCCAAACGACATGGGCTACGCCAAATGGGCGGCCGCATTGCGCCCGATCTTTTCGACCCTGGGTTTTCTTGAACGCGAACGGGACGACTTCACGATCGAGAACGACTTTGTTCCGCTGTTCAACGGCAGCAACCTGGACGGGTGGCGTTACGGAACCAATCGCTTCAGCGATGAAACAGAAACCGCGGATGGCCGCTACGTGGCGAAGCTGGGGCGCCTGATTGTGACCACGCCTCCTGAAGGACGGAAGATTGTGCAACTGTGGACGACCGAGGAGTTTCCGAAGGACTTCATCCTGAAGCTTGAGTTCCGAGCCACGCCCAACGCCGACAGCGGCATTTTCATCCGGGGCCCGCAATTGCAATGCCGCGACTACTCCCTGGCCGGACCGTATAAGCAGCTCAAGAATTATCGTCCGCAGGAATGGAACCAGATTGAGATCATGGTGACCAACAACGTCGCGCATTGCACATGCAACGGCGAGGTGCTCGAAGCCGCGATGAAATTGCCCGCAACCGGGCCGATCGGATTGGAAGGGGATCGCGGACAGATGGAATATCGACGCATTCGCATCCATACGATTGGGATGGAGCCATGA